The DNA window CAGAAAGCAGTACTAATAGCTCTGTATCCATACCGTATACAAAAATCAATTCCTTTACTAAAGGTTCTTCTGCTCTAAGGCAAAGTTCGACTACCAGCATATATTCAAGcttcaataaaaatgttaCATCTACTGGAATACAAACCGCCATAAAACCTTCCTTCCTTCCTACAAGTTTGACACTGGTAAGcaaatcttcatcagaatCACACCCCACGTCGTCAGCAACGTCAACAAAGCTATCAGATACAAGCTCAGCAGCCTCTCTAATCTCTCGATCAACAGTAGAAATTATCTCCTATACGAATTCTGGAACTGTATATTATGTTTATACACAGAACTACGACTTCACCGATGCAACAACCACATTTGCAACTGGGCTTCCTACAACAATAACCGTCGCCGAAACTGCAGCATCATCTATAACAGCACTACCTGTTTCTACAATAACAACAGACGTTTCAGTTTATAATAACTGGGAAAAATCTACGAAGGTATCCTCCTCATCTCAGAAAAGTACTACCTCAATTATTGGTGGTGTAGTTGGAGGAGTGGGAGGCCTCTTACTGTGTAGTCTGGTATTATAtctgattttgatttggaGACGCAGACGGAAGCataaaaaagatatagaagaagaaagatttaGGCGTTATGTTAACAGTGGAACGGATTACGATTCTACATATCAAAAGGAGGAGGGTTCAACctatttcaataaaaatcCATTCAGGAATGAGTTTGACTTTCAAAGTAGAATACCTCCTTTGTTGCCATtaccaagaaaaaatgataatgcTAGACAAGAGACAACGCCTCCACTTTTCTTGCAAACAACAAATCTCGATAGAAGCTCTTTCATATCTCATTCTTCGGAGGATATGACTGACACTCCCGGTGATTACTCAACCGTTTCAACAACCTCTATGAGGTTGTGGGGAAGATATGACTCTCCGACTACAAATAATGCTAGCAATTCAGATTCACAAGGATTTCTACGggaaattttttaagaCATTCTAATGACACAACATGTGTGTGTATGTCAACTAATATATACAGACTTAATTATGATGTAactaaaaatattattatccatAATGAACAAAGTTTGACGCCCGccttcattttctattttctATGAGCGCCGGCGTATCGagtgaaaagaaagatcgAATTTAAAACTTACGGGCTGGATAGCtgtatatattaaaataattttcttcaatagtTGAAAGGAAGACTGCCAGAGCCCCAGATGAACTCAATTTCAAGGACTAGTTCACTTTTCAACCAGTTTAAACTTGGTGGACTCTTATATACGCGTACATTACATGTTTCCCAACGATATCTACAACAGGGCTCCCTTTTCAGCAATGTTCGAGATCCCAGCGTTGGAAAGACGAATGAGGAACCTTCTCAGCTTACCAAACGAATAAATATGACTTTAGAAAATGGAGATGAACAAACAATTGATAAGGGGTCCATTGGCCTGAAGAATGATAAGACACTACAGGAATTTATAAAATCTAAGCGACAATTAGAGAGACCTGCCACTTCGATTCTCCTTtcaccattgaaaaaacaaatatacGAGGAGAATTGTAAAATCAATGGTGGCTTTTATCAGAAGGATACTATTGTAACGTTACCGAACTCTGACGTGAAATATAAGCTGAATTTAACGAACAAGGAAATTGAAGTGTTAGAGCCGTCAGTACGTGTTAGCTCATACAGAATTAAATCTTCTATGAAGAAAGCCACACATCTTCTTAGGATGTTGAGTGGATTAGATCTCAAGGATGCTATAACGCAATGTCATTTCTCCGAGAGAGATATTGCTAGAGATGTAGCTGAGATGTTGGAAAGAGGTGTAGAGGATGCGAAAACGTTAGGAGTGGATCCTGATGATCTATACGTTGCGCAAATATGGAGTGGTAGTGATGGCGAATGGCTCAAGCGTGTCGATATAAAAGGTAGAGCGAGAATGGGTATCATAAGACACAGATACATTCATGTGAGAGGAATTTTAAAAAGTAAGAAAGTTACCAAACGTAGATTAgagaaggaagaaaaattaaggCAAGAGAAAAGGAAACCATGGGTCCAATTGGCAGATAAACCTATTAGAGGGGTCACTGGAGGTGTTTATAAATGGTAAAGGCAATTAGTGTAACTACATATTCTTCATGTAAATACTGCAGAAAATAGCGggaatataaaaatgaaattaagtGAATTTAAAAAGGGATATAAAATTAAGtaaatatatgtatataaacCAAATTAAACCATTTAAGCGGTAGCTTCTTCAGCAGCTGGGGCggattcttcttcagctgGTCTGTAATCCTTGACGGTTGGTTGAGTAActctttcttcatcctTTGGTTCAACGATAGAGACAGCATCTGGTAAAGCGGTTGGACCGACCTTGTTCCTGGATGGGTCTCTCATGATCTTAACCTTGATACCTAAAACACCTTGTCTCATTAGGACGTGTCTGGTGGCAATGTCAATGAAGTCGTTGACTGGTTGACCGGAGTGAATTAAGAAACCGTCAGCGAACTTCATAGACTTAGCTCTAGCAGCTCTTAATTTACCAGAGACGACAACTTCACAACCCTTAGCACCGGATTCCATAACGAATCTGACGACACCGTAAGCGGCTCTTCTGATGGCTAAACCgtttaataatttgaatttcatgGATTCAGCTTGAGCAATAGCAGATAAACCACGGTCTTGAACTCTTTCGGCGTATAAGACGATGGTACCTGGGGCGTACTTGAATCTCTTTTGAACTAATAAGGTCAATTCGTTGATTCTTCTACCGTTTTCACCTAAGACATCTTGAGTTCTGGTAGCTCTGATGATGACTTCAGTCTTGGTTGGAGTAACTCTAACTTCGACACCGGAGTAACCTTCTTCAGCTAATTCTCTGGTGAAGAATTCGTTTAATTCGGCGTAGAAAACACCGTCAGCGACTaactttctcttcttggAAATTAAAGCGaccatttttgttttggtTTATTTGTATTGATACTattttttaattgaaatattataaaaagTTTTAAAACATTATCAGTATAGTTGATTAATACcagattgaaaaattatcgACATCTGCGTTTGTCAGATAGAGAGCGTTTCGTTTCACAAAGCGGTGTGGAACTcatctattttttttttttgaaaaaatcaaaaaaacCAAGAAAACAATCAAACAAATGTACGGATGTAACACCCATCCATAAAGCAGTCATAcaaaaaaacaattttcgtcagaaacaaaaaaaaggaaaaaccAAAGAGGAAATGGGAGACGTGGTTGAAAGCctttttctattttggTATATTTTGTTAGAGAGAGTGAAGCGAATGGAGGAGGAAAAACGGAATTAGGTTATATTAGTATACGAAGTACAATAATTGTGATCTGTCACAATTATCAATTATTGAGTAATACAAGGTTGAATAAGAAAAACAGGCTTATGAAagacaaaattttctgtgGATACAGGCACTTTGAATGCACTGACGTAAGTGCCTCTACTTTTAGTACTTAATGTAATTAAAGCATCAAAGTGCATCATATGCGATGACCTCTTCACTATTgcatataatttttttttcttttctggTTTTGAGTTGacaataatgaattattcaatgtAGTCCGATGAAGTTGGAAATAACAGGAGGGGTAGGGAAAGAATTCACGCAGTTGAAATTCGTAGTGAATTGTACTGTTGCATTGTATACACTTACATTTCTCTTCTGCGAAGATGATTGGAAGTAGAAAAATTGCATTCtcttattaaaattttgaagtcaCCTAAAATGTGCAAATGGAGAAGAAGGCCCGAGTTAGGCAAAAGTTTCCTGTATTACGAAATCACAGAGAAAATGCCGTCATTTCATTTCTCTGTGGTATGTGTCTGTGGACGATACAATGTACAAAGAGGGGGACAAGAGGGGGACAAGAGGGGGGGGGGGAAAGATcgtgaagaagaaggaaacCTCATCGCTGTGTCTCCCTCCTACTGTTAGGAGCGGAATTCCGCCAAGAGATTACATTGCGGATTTTCGACGAGTAAATCTTAATGACCGATTGCGTACACtacatgaaatttttttttcaccgttctcatctttctttttcctaGGTCGAGAGTAAACGATCCAAAGAAGGGGGAGAACAAACGGGAAGGCAAAAAGTTActatgttttttttttttttctaaattctcattttttgatgTGCCGAGAGAAGAATGAAGGAGAAAGGAAGAGTACTTTTTTTGGGGGACCCGAAGAGGGAAGAGGCACAGGCGCACataattggaaattttctGCGAGAACTGGAATACGAGAGAGCTCAATGCAGATGTAATTGGGAAAGCACAGGATGTTCAAAATAATGCGGAAACTTTAAAAAAGTTTAATACTGACGGAACATGCTGCCTACGATGGAAACAGTCAAGATACGgtatatacattttttttctgtttttttgcctttctttctttttgtttccCGAATGCTTTCAGTCGCTAGCCGTGGACCACCACGCCCAAGAGATTACCGTTGATAGATAcacttttctctttcttcctcctcttcttACAAAGACACCATGGTacgattttttttttttttttttttttaatttccCTTTTAATACTTGCTTGGTTATTAAACTTTAGAAAGCTAAAGAAAAAGGGAGAAGATGAACCACTACAAGATTAACCGGAATTGTATGAAAACTGACGAAGTTATCCATCGTGTATCACTAGGAAATACTAGTAAATGTTAAGTAGTTTCTTGCCTGTCACGCAGTACATCCTGCAGGACTCCATCGTAAAATTCCTGTTTTcttactactactactactactactacaACTACTATCATAGCGACATTGAGCCCCTGCCAATAATACTATTATACTCGTCTACTCACTAATATTTACGTATTCacaccattttttttctttctatgatttgaaaaaccGCTTTTTGTCGCTAAATTTTAGTGTAAAGGAGCAAAATTCGAGATCTTTCCTATTCTGGATTATTCTACTACCATCTCTCTGTTTTCTTTCATAATCCcaattttataaaagattaataaATACCATTTCCTCTCTGGATCACGTatctctctctctctcaTTCTTCTCTCTATCTCCAAAACTTGTTTCTCTTGGAACATTAAATAACACATACGGTTCTATTCTGCCCCTTTACTGTTAGTTTCCAGGCCCAATtctattcaaaaagaattagCTCACATTGTCCATATAAGCATCGTCATTATCAACCAATAACAGCAATAATTATCAGCTAATTATTTTCAGACATTACTGCTACCACTAGTATTAATACTACTACTAATAATACTTCTTattgtctttttttcttttcgaaattttcattatcatcaaatCCTTTCCCCCTCTCTCAAAAAAGGTAAGTCGCCtatataaaaaaaggaaaaacaagaaatcataataatagtaatacCGCACATCAATATTACTGTTTTTCGGAATTTATAAAGACTCAATTTCATCTCATCGCTTTTCCATCATTTCTAAGGattaatactaataataataacacCATAATTTAATTTGACTACTACATATTATGAAATCAATCAAGTGTGTCGTGATAGGCGATGGCGCAGTAGGTAAAACATCCTTACTCATCTCATATACTACAGGTACTTTCCCGCGAGATTACGTCCCGACAGTTTTCGACAATTATACAACGACgatatcattatcaaattcatcattatcaaattcaacaCCGTCTTTGAAATCACATCCGCATTCTTTGGAATCTTTACAGCTATTCAAGTTGAATCTTTGGGATACGGCAGGtcaagaagaatatgatCGTTTAAGACCTCTTTCTTATCCACAAACCGATATCTTTTTAATCTGTTTCTCCGTAGCTGAATCAAATAGTTTTAAAAATGTCACTGAAAAATGGTTACctgaattgaaaacaaattcaaatattgaaaattcagaaatcttcaaaaaatcagGTAAATATCCAATTCTTTTAGTTGGTACTAAGTCTGATTTAAGGGATGACACAGTTGAAcagaaaaaattgcatttAAATGATTCAGATTTCGTTTCGCAACAAGTTATCGATAAATTTGTCAAagataatcttttcatgGGTTATGTAGAAACTTCTGCAGCTACTCAAACCGGTGTACGTGAAGTTTTCGAAACCGCTGTTCGTTTTGTGGCTTCCGATATGGAAAAACCATCTACTAAGAATGTGCAAGATTATATTAACgataaaaaatcatcaCCAACATCCAATATAAACAATAATAGTGTAATGACTAGTAaaccatcatcatcagcACCACAAgttaataaatcaaatcaaaagaCAAGTGCTGCAAAAGCAACTACATCTAATAAAAAACCTAGCAAATTTACTACTAACACAATTGCTGTTACAGATAAAAGTagtaaaaaatcaaaaaagaaatctaaATGTGTTATATTCTAGGTTCACTTCATCATTTGCACATTCGTTAGTCATAAGTCGTAGCCTTCCCATCCATCCTTTCATGTTAGGCTTTATAATATCATCCTCAATCATCGTccatattcttttcaaatgtttaaaaaaaatgcttcATACTATTGCATATCCATATATAAAGACACATGTATTGATAGAACGTTTATCTTTTTTACCTTAAGTACATTAGCTGGTTATCTGGTATGTATATATCAATAGCACcaatcatttcttttttttcgaatctttcttcttttctggCTTACCAGCATTTCTCTTAATTGccatcttcttctctatCTCTAAGATATCCCTTTCtgtattttcaaataattgtttTTGTAAAACTTCATCTTCGAATTCTTTACGTGCAAACTTCACAATAGAGCAATCGGAGACATATTTAGCTTTTTCATCCTGTCtattaatttcttctaattcaggTGTATTCAATGCATATAACAAATTTTGTGCAGCTCTATTCCCACTCTTGGTAAATAACCATAATATCGGATACAATATAATACAGTAAAGTAAAATCAATAACGTTATTGAACCATTGCTAATTACACGACGTAAACTTTGTGACCGCATCGTCCCAGGCTGAACCATACACACAGCAATGTTTTTACCACTCCTTTCagtatttttctttgaatcatttttaaCACTCTCAATTAATCGCCTCTGCAATTCCATCATACTCAGACCCAACTGTAATTTACTACttgcaaaaaattttaatgcGCTATCATATTTAACTTTTTGCCACAATGGATCCTCTACATTGATGTCCCCCATCACTTGCAACCAGCATGTCGTCACTATAATTCTGACATCTCTATCAGGTG is part of the Kazachstania africana CBS 2517 chromosome 1, complete genome genome and encodes:
- the TDA7 gene encoding Tda7p (similar to Saccharomyces cerevisiae YDL211C and YNL176C; ancestral locus Anc_2.79); translated protein: MALNTSYFGDPSLHPSSFINTYTIMANYYSSNGPTSRSTLSRESDSNSIEKSSEDLWGTLYPAGSSSQYSSFLFSSSMDYYGFKSESALQTTSSSTDASSTTASVIYTVQETTSGIHSSSALPSNTFSDEISGYTSSLSALYSSPTSTKIQSSAFDFPSFNSEATITTSYNSLIQPNSLHVSISSEIPSSTLSDSLNLASSSENSISSLPRSSTEVSSLSSETASSDAHTIVQSSTHEPFTSPNQVSVSESMSESSTNSSVSIPYTKINSFTKGSSALRQSSTTSIYSSFNKNVTSTGIQTAIKPSFLPTSLTLVSKSSSESHPTSSATSTKLSDTSSAASLISRSTVEIISYTNSGTVYYVYTQNYDFTDATTTFATGLPTTITVAETAASSITALPVSTITTDVSVYNNWEKSTKVSSSSQKSTTSIIGGVVGGVGGLLLCSLVLYLILIWRRRRKHKKDIEEERFRRYVNSGTDYDSTYQKEEGSTYFNKNPFRNEFDFQSRIPPLLPLPRKNDNARQETTPPLFLQTTNLDRSSFISHSSEDMTDTPGDYSTVSTTSMRLWGRYDSPTTNNASNSDSQGFLREIF
- the MRPL22 gene encoding mitochondrial 54S ribosomal protein uL22m (similar to Saccharomyces cerevisiae MRPL22 (YNL177C); ancestral locus Anc_2.78); protein product: MNSISRTSSLFNQFKLGGLLYTRTLHVSQRYLQQGSLFSNVRDPSVGKTNEEPSQLTKRINMTLENGDEQTIDKGSIGLKNDKTLQEFIKSKRQLERPATSILLSPLKKQIYEENCKINGGFYQKDTIVTLPNSDVKYKLNLTNKEIEVLEPSVRVSSYRIKSSMKKATHLLRMLSGLDLKDAITQCHFSERDIARDVAEMLERGVEDAKTLGVDPDDLYVAQIWSGSDGEWLKRVDIKGRARMGIIRHRYIHVRGILKSKKVTKRRLEKEEKLRQEKRKPWVQLADKPIRGVTGGVYKW
- the RPS3 gene encoding 40S ribosomal protein uS3 (similar to Saccharomyces cerevisiae RPS3 (YNL178W); ancestral locus Anc_2.76) gives rise to the protein MVALISKKRKLVADGVFYAELNEFFTRELAEEGYSGVEVRVTPTKTEVIIRATRTQDVLGENGRRINELTLLVQKRFKYAPGTIVLYAERVQDRGLSAIAQAESMKFKLLNGLAIRRAAYGVVRFVMESGAKGCEVVVSGKLRAARAKSMKFADGFLIHSGQPVNDFIDIATRHVLMRQGVLGIKVKIMRDPSRNKVGPTALPDAVSIVEPKDEERVTQPTVKDYRPAEEESAPAAEEATA
- the RHO5 gene encoding Rho family GTPase RHO5 (similar to Saccharomyces cerevisiae RHO5 (YNL180C); ancestral locus Anc_2.75) → MKSIKCVVIGDGAVGKTSLLISYTTGTFPRDYVPTVFDNYTTTISLSNSSLSNSTPSLKSHPHSLESLQLFKLNLWDTAGQEEYDRLRPLSYPQTDIFLICFSVAESNSFKNVTEKWLPELKTNSNIENSEIFKKSGKYPILLVGTKSDLRDDTVEQKKLHLNDSDFVSQQVIDKFVKDNLFMGYVETSAATQTGVREVFETAVRFVASDMEKPSTKNVQDYINDKKSSPTSNINNNSVMTSKPSSSAPQVNKSNQKTSAAKATTSNKKPSKFTTNTIAVTDKSSKKSKKKSKCVIF
- the PBR1 gene encoding putative oxidoreductase (similar to Saccharomyces cerevisiae YNL181W; ancestral locus Anc_2.74) is translated as MPLNILGTILTEGTDNIPHYDTIKTALPYVLGATAIKYWSRGPSNTWERKLHGKVYIVTGATSQGMGTSVILEMARLGAQLIFLTREVDEWSTEWVEDLRERTKNELLFMEKCDLNDLWEIRKFVTSWLDNSPPRRLDGVIVMSGNMEPWGIPKFKLPKRKSSKDGLEVQMATNYVGIFHLLNLLQPSFKAQPPDRDVRIIVTTCWLQVMGDINVEDPLWQKVKYDSALKFFASSKLQLGLSMMELQRRLIESVKNDSKKNTERSGKNIAVCMVQPGTMRSQSLRRVISNGSITLLILLYCIILYPILWLFTKSGNRAAQNLLYALNTPELEEINRQDEKAKYVSDCSIVKFARKEFEDEVLQKQLFENTERDILEIEKKMAIKRNAGKPEKKKDSKKKK